AGGGAGATAATAAGAAAATAACTATTGATTCTGAGGTAGAAGCATTAAACGCATTACAGGTAATAGATAGGGGAACTAAAACTAGTTTATCTACCGTATTAGCTTTTAGGGATGATGATAGACCACTAGCAGCAGAGGCTGCTATAGCAATGGTATTAGATAAATCAGGCAGTATGGATAAGGATTTAAAAGGAAACACAACGTATAATGCTGATAATAAAAGAACTACATTATTAAGAAAAGAAGCAAATAGATTAATAGAAAACTTTAGTGAAATGCAAAATATTTACTTAAGCTTAATACCTTTTTCTACAAGTGCTAACTTCCCAGTTCCATATGATAATTCAAGAGACTTTTTTAATGTCTATGAAAAAAAGTCTGAGCTTCAAAGTAAGGTAACAGGAGAGAATAAAACTACAGATTTTTTATATCCCAATGGCGGAACAAATACTGGGGACGGAATGAGAAGGGCATATTATAAAATTAATGAATTCAATAATGATCCTCATAAGAAAGATATAGATAAATTAAACTATATGGTTATTTTAGTTGATGGTGTTACTACTTTTGCCAGTGTTATTAGCAATACCAATAGAAGTTATTTAACAACAGATGGCAATATTAAAGAAGGATACCTTGACAGAACTGATCCTAGAGATTTAAATGGACAAGTAGTAGGCAATGGAAGCACCCTTGATACTAAAGGAACTGAATATGTTAAAAAGATTGGCAAGATGATTAAGGATGATAATATAAAGGTATATGTAGTTGGATTTTCATCAATAAGCTCTGAATTAGATAGTGTAAATGATATAGCAGCAGCATGTGGTGCAGTAAAGGCATACAAGGCTGGAGACGAAGAAGAGCTGGCTAATATATTTGAAGAAATAAGACAGGACATTTTAAGGGATTTGTGGCATATATCAGGACCTCAGTAAAGCTTGAAAGGAGGGGTTATATGAATAATAAAGGAATGACATTAATTGAAGTTATTTTAGCTATTATGATAATAGGGGTTATAGTCATAGCTTTCTTACCTTCCATAAGCTCAGGATACAATATGTTAACAGGTACAAAGAAATTTACAATTGACTCCTTTGAAGCTCAGAAAGAGATTGAATTATTAATGGAGAAGGCAAGGAAAAAAGAAGATATTAATGCATATCCCCAAATAGAAGAAAACAGCATAAAGGTTTTTGGAAAAGATGTAAAAGGCTACAAGGTATCAATGGATATAAGTAATCATGGTAAAATAAATGCTTTTGTTGGGGACATAAGACCACCTGAGCCTAAAGTTCCAGTGGCAGATAAGGTAAACTTAAAGGGAATGAAAAACAATAAAGAAATAAAATACATTTATGGTGCCGATAAGGATATTTATTTAGAAGGAAGCTATGAAATTACAGGAGATACAAGACAGTATCTATTAAATGTTATACAAAAATGGTATGTTTCAGAAGAAGGATTTTATCCAATAATACCAGAAGCCTATCCAGAAATTGATGCAGGCAATAAATATCCTGTATTTCCAAATAATTATGAATTAATAAACGGAGAAAGCACTAAGAAACTAACTAATTTAGAAAAATATCTTG
Above is a window of Proteiniborus ethanoligenes DNA encoding:
- a CDS encoding vWA domain-containing protein produces the protein MKRSKGFTLIELTIVLGLIGIIIGIGFTLFNFGNKAHKMSAEEYQIQSEMRIASAKINNYLRYSTAVFTLPELNEDKLTEGWNYLALSEDNKEIVEYIYDPNTKSHKTNVIVSAQEKLSYNLNFKKENPYYIDKLLKFTLEGFIEGDNKKITIDSEVEALNALQVIDRGTKTSLSTVLAFRDDDRPLAAEAAIAMVLDKSGSMDKDLKGNTTYNADNKRTTLLRKEANRLIENFSEMQNIYLSLIPFSTSANFPVPYDNSRDFFNVYEKKSELQSKVTGENKTTDFLYPNGGTNTGDGMRRAYYKINEFNNDPHKKDIDKLNYMVILVDGVTTFASVISNTNRSYLTTDGNIKEGYLDRTDPRDLNGQVVGNGSTLDTKGTEYVKKIGKMIKDDNIKVYVVGFSSISSELDSVNDIAAACGAVKAYKAGDEEELANIFEEIRQDILRDLWHISGPQ